The following coding sequences lie in one Klebsiella huaxiensis genomic window:
- the fdnI gene encoding formate dehydrogenase-N subunit gamma — protein MSKSKMIVRTKFIDRACHWTVVICFFLVSLSGISFFFPTLQWLTETFGTPQMGRILHPFFGVLIFVALMFMFVRFVHHNIPDKQDIPWLKGIVEVLKGNEHKVARVGKYNAGQKMMFWTIMSMIFVLLVTGVIIWRPYFAHYFPIQVIRYSLLIHAASAIILIHAILIHMYMAFWVKGSIKGMIEGKVSRRWAKKHHPRWYRDVERLEAKKESREGLK, from the coding sequence ATGAGTAAATCGAAAATGATTGTGCGCACGAAGTTTATCGACCGCGCCTGTCACTGGACGGTGGTGATTTGCTTCTTTCTGGTCTCGCTATCGGGGATTTCGTTTTTCTTCCCGACGCTGCAGTGGCTGACCGAAACCTTCGGTACGCCGCAAATGGGCCGTATTCTGCATCCGTTCTTTGGCGTGCTGATTTTCGTCGCCCTGATGTTTATGTTCGTGCGTTTCGTCCATCACAATATTCCTGATAAACAGGATATTCCGTGGCTGAAGGGAATTGTTGAGGTACTGAAAGGCAACGAGCATAAAGTGGCGCGGGTGGGGAAATATAACGCCGGGCAGAAAATGATGTTCTGGACCATTATGAGCATGATCTTTGTGCTGCTGGTGACCGGTGTAATTATCTGGCGGCCTTATTTTGCCCACTATTTCCCGATTCAGGTGATTCGCTATAGCCTGCTGATCCACGCGGCCTCGGCGATTATTCTCATTCATGCGATTCTAATCCACATGTATATGGCATTCTGGGTTAAAGGATCGATTAAGGGAATGATCGAAGGGAAGGTGAGTCGCCGCTGGGCGAAGAAGCATCATCCGCGCTGGTATCGCGACGTAGAGCGTCTGGAAGCGAAAAAAGAAAGTCGTGAAGGGCTGAAGTAA
- the yddG gene encoding aromatic amino acid DMT transporter YddG, translating to MEKKRATLIGFAAIILWSTMVGLIRGVSEGLGPVGGAAMIYSLSGILLIFTVGFPQIRQIPRPYLLAGSLLFVSYEICLALSVGLAGTRQQAIEVGMVNYLWPSLTILFAILFNGQKSSWLVIPGLLLALFGVSWVLGGEHGLNIDEIISNVVSSPLSYILAFVGAFIWAAYCTVTAKYAKGKNGITLFVLLTALTLWLKFLFSEQPPMIFSWPVIIKLVTLSVALGLGYAAWNVGILHGNVSLLAAASYFTPVLSSALAAMLLSAALSWSFWQGAGMVCIGSLLCWQATRR from the coding sequence ATGGAGAAGAAGAGAGCTACGCTGATTGGATTCGCCGCCATCATTCTCTGGAGTACGATGGTCGGGTTGATACGCGGCGTTAGTGAAGGGCTTGGGCCGGTGGGCGGTGCGGCGATGATCTACAGCCTGAGCGGCATTTTGCTGATCTTTACCGTCGGCTTCCCGCAAATACGCCAAATCCCCCGCCCCTACTTACTGGCGGGTAGCCTACTGTTCGTCAGCTATGAAATTTGCCTGGCGCTGTCGGTAGGATTAGCCGGAACCCGCCAGCAGGCGATTGAAGTGGGAATGGTTAATTACCTGTGGCCCAGCCTGACCATCCTATTTGCCATTCTGTTCAACGGACAAAAAAGCAGCTGGCTGGTGATCCCGGGGTTATTGCTGGCTTTATTTGGCGTTAGCTGGGTATTAGGCGGTGAGCACGGTCTGAATATCGATGAAATAATCAGCAACGTAGTCTCCAGTCCGCTGAGCTATATTCTGGCCTTTGTCGGTGCGTTTATCTGGGCGGCCTACTGCACGGTCACCGCCAAATACGCAAAAGGCAAAAACGGCATTACCCTGTTTGTCCTGCTCACCGCCCTGACCCTGTGGCTGAAATTCCTGTTCAGCGAGCAGCCGCCGATGATCTTTAGCTGGCCGGTCATCATCAAGTTAGTCACCCTGTCAGTCGCGCTAGGATTAGGATACGCGGCGTGGAACGTTGGGATCCTGCATGGCAACGTTAGTCTGTTGGCCGCCGCCTCCTACTTTACCCCGGTACTCTCTTCGGCGCTGGCAGCGATGTTGCTCAGCGCCGCGCTGTCGTGGTCATTCTGGCAGGGAGCCGGGATGGTGTGCATCGGCTCCCTGCTCTGCTGGCAGGCGACCCGGCGCTAA
- a CDS encoding alkylhydroperoxidase domain protein, giving the protein MTLSQDILAELAEIAPNSALAAARAVREAATRHAQGSYEALFSQQDNDFPLDERFAIAAKVAKLHQADALAAHYAGFGIADPTSPRLTPALAFARLLTFTPVEATPSALEALIRARWSLRGIVTLAQLIAFVSFQSRLVNGLRLLNGKATTVAETPVVAGFWHTAPQTISGKSAPVHFTRDELHWEPWLAAKPLAEFTPDEQALLAKFGHSDSPYFRLLARNQPVLEQRTLTDKGIFYTPGGLPRAERELAATVASKINGCIYCASVHARKAAQLAKDETAVETLLAVTPGEKLSDGQTPRWKAQIDFAAAISVTPPALAISHLTAIEQQGLDTLAQLDLLQSAAFFAWANRLMLTLGEPWQA; this is encoded by the coding sequence ATGACGTTAAGTCAGGATATTTTGGCTGAACTGGCAGAGATTGCCCCAAATTCCGCTTTAGCGGCGGCGCGCGCTGTGCGCGAGGCAGCAACCCGCCACGCGCAGGGAAGTTACGAAGCGCTGTTTAGTCAGCAGGATAACGATTTTCCATTGGACGAGCGTTTTGCCATTGCTGCGAAAGTGGCGAAACTGCACCAGGCCGATGCGCTGGCCGCCCACTATGCCGGTTTTGGCATTGCCGACCCCACGTCACCTCGACTGACCCCGGCGCTGGCCTTCGCCCGACTGTTAACATTTACTCCGGTGGAAGCCACACCGTCGGCACTGGAGGCCTTGATCCGCGCCAGATGGAGCCTGCGCGGTATTGTGACGCTTGCCCAGCTTATCGCCTTCGTCAGCTTCCAGAGTCGGCTGGTCAATGGGCTACGTCTGCTTAACGGAAAAGCCACCACCGTCGCGGAAACCCCGGTAGTAGCGGGCTTCTGGCACACCGCACCGCAGACCATTAGCGGTAAGAGTGCACCGGTACATTTCACCCGCGATGAGTTGCACTGGGAACCATGGCTGGCTGCCAAACCGCTGGCGGAATTTACGCCGGATGAACAAGCGCTGCTGGCGAAATTTGGCCATAGCGATTCGCCCTATTTTCGCCTGTTGGCGCGCAACCAGCCGGTACTGGAACAGCGTACATTAACCGATAAAGGGATTTTTTATACCCCCGGCGGCCTGCCTCGTGCTGAACGAGAACTGGCGGCGACGGTAGCGAGCAAAATCAACGGCTGCATCTACTGCGCCTCGGTGCACGCTCGCAAGGCTGCACAGCTGGCGAAAGATGAAACGGCAGTTGAAACGCTGCTGGCAGTGACGCCGGGAGAAAAGCTGAGCGACGGGCAGACGCCGCGCTGGAAGGCGCAAATCGATTTCGCCGCCGCGATTTCCGTTACCCCTCCTGCGCTCGCCATCAGCCACCTAACGGCAATTGAACAACAGGGGTTGGATACGCTGGCGCAGCTGGATTTGCTGCAATCGGCAGCCTTCTTCGCCTGGGCCAACCGTTTAATGTTAACCCTCGGCGAACCGTGGCAGGCGTAA
- the fdnG gene encoding formate dehydrogenase-N subunit alpha, whose amino-acid sequence MDVSRRKFFKICAGGMAGTTVAALGFAPKMALAQARNYKLLRAKEIRNTCTYCSVGCGLLMYSLGDGAKNAKEAIYHIEGDSDHPVSRGALCPKGAGLLDYVHSENRLRYPQYRAPGSDKWQRISWDEAFTRIAKLMKADRDANFIEKNDQGVTVNRWLSTGMLCASAASNETGMLTQKFVRSLGMLAVDNQARVUHGPTVASLAPTFGRGAMTNHWVDIKNANVVVVMGGNAAEAHPVGFRWAMEAKNNNDATLIVVDPRFTRTASVADIYAPIRSGTDITFLSGVLLYLIQNNKINAEYVKHYTNANLLIREDFGFEDGLFSGYDAEKRQYDKSSWNYQFDENGYAMRDETLQHPRCVWNLLKQHVSRYTPEVVENICGTPKADFLKVCEVLASTSAADRTTTFLYALGWTQHTVGAQNIRTMAMIQLLLGNMGMAGGGVNALRGHSNIQGLTDLGLLSTSLTGYLTLPSEKQTSLQSYLAANTPKATLADQVNYWSNYPKFFVSLMKSFYGDAAQRENDWGFNWLPKWDQAYDVIKYFNMMDNGKVTGYICQGFNPVASFPDKNKVVRSLSKLKYMVVIDPLVTETSTFWQNHGESNDVDPAAIQTEVFRLPSTCFAEEDGSIANSGRWLQWHWKGQDAPGEARNDGEILAGIYHRLREMYRTEGGKGVEPLLKMGWNYKQPDHPESEEIAKENNGYALEDLYDANGVLLARKGQLLNSFAQLRDDGSTASSCWIYTGSWTEQGNQMANRDNADPSGLGNTLGWAWAWPLNRRVLYNRASADINGKPWDAKRMLIQWNGSKWVGNDIPDFNTAPPGSKTGPFIMQQEGLGRLFALDKLAEGPFPEHYEPMETPLGTNPLHPNVISSPVVRLYEEDALRLGQKDKFPYVGTTYRLTEHFHTWTKHALLNSIAQPEQFVEISEGLASAKGIANGDRVTVSSKRGFIRAVAVVTRRLQTLNVNGQQVETVGIPLHWGFEGVARKGYIANTLTPNVGDSNSQTPEYKAFLVNIEKA is encoded by the coding sequence ATGGACGTCAGCCGCAGAAAGTTTTTTAAAATCTGCGCAGGCGGTATGGCTGGAACAACAGTCGCTGCTTTGGGTTTTGCGCCCAAGATGGCTCTGGCTCAGGCGCGCAACTATAAATTGCTGCGTGCGAAAGAGATCCGCAACACCTGCACATACTGCTCCGTCGGCTGCGGGCTATTAATGTATAGCCTGGGCGACGGCGCGAAAAACGCGAAAGAAGCGATTTACCATATTGAAGGGGACTCCGATCACCCGGTGAGCCGCGGTGCGCTATGCCCGAAAGGCGCGGGTCTGCTGGACTACGTCCATAGTGAAAACCGTCTGCGCTATCCGCAATACCGCGCGCCGGGTTCAGATAAATGGCAGCGCATCTCCTGGGATGAGGCATTTACCCGCATCGCCAAGCTGATGAAAGCCGACCGTGACGCCAACTTTATTGAGAAAAACGATCAGGGCGTTACGGTTAACCGTTGGCTTTCCACCGGCATGCTGTGCGCATCCGCAGCGAGCAATGAGACCGGCATGTTGACGCAGAAGTTTGTGCGATCTCTCGGCATGCTGGCGGTAGACAACCAGGCGCGCGTCTGACACGGACCAACGGTAGCAAGTCTTGCTCCAACATTTGGTCGCGGTGCGATGACCAACCACTGGGTTGATATCAAAAACGCTAACGTCGTGGTGGTAATGGGCGGTAACGCCGCTGAAGCCCATCCGGTGGGATTCCGCTGGGCGATGGAAGCGAAAAACAACAACGATGCGACGCTTATCGTCGTTGACCCGCGCTTTACGCGCACGGCGTCGGTGGCTGATATCTATGCGCCGATTCGCTCTGGTACCGACATTACGTTCCTGTCGGGCGTTCTGCTGTACCTGATTCAAAATAACAAAATCAATGCGGAGTACGTTAAACACTACACCAACGCTAACCTGCTGATTCGTGAAGATTTCGGTTTCGAGGATGGCCTGTTCAGCGGCTACGATGCTGAAAAACGTCAGTACGATAAATCGTCGTGGAACTATCAGTTCGACGAAAACGGCTACGCCATGCGCGATGAAACCCTGCAACATCCGCGCTGCGTGTGGAACTTGCTGAAACAGCACGTTTCTCGTTATACGCCGGAGGTGGTGGAGAACATCTGCGGCACGCCGAAAGCCGATTTCCTCAAAGTGTGCGAAGTGCTGGCCTCAACCAGCGCCGCCGACAGAACCACTACATTCCTGTATGCGCTGGGCTGGACGCAGCACACCGTGGGCGCGCAGAACATTCGCACCATGGCGATGATCCAGCTGCTGCTTGGCAATATGGGCATGGCGGGCGGCGGCGTGAACGCGCTGCGTGGTCACTCCAATATCCAGGGATTAACCGATTTAGGTCTGCTCTCGACCAGTCTGACCGGTTATCTGACGCTGCCATCTGAAAAACAGACGAGCCTGCAAAGCTATCTGGCGGCGAATACGCCAAAAGCGACGCTTGCCGATCAGGTGAACTACTGGAGCAACTATCCGAAGTTCTTTGTCAGCCTGATGAAATCCTTCTATGGCGATGCGGCGCAGAGGGAGAACGACTGGGGTTTTAACTGGCTACCGAAGTGGGACCAGGCCTACGACGTTATCAAGTATTTCAATATGATGGATAACGGTAAAGTCACCGGCTATATCTGCCAGGGCTTCAACCCGGTGGCCTCATTCCCGGACAAAAACAAAGTTGTCCGTAGCCTGAGCAAACTGAAGTATATGGTGGTTATTGACCCATTAGTGACCGAGACATCGACCTTCTGGCAAAACCACGGCGAGTCTAACGATGTCGACCCGGCGGCGATTCAGACCGAAGTATTCCGTCTGCCGTCCACCTGCTTTGCCGAAGAAGATGGCTCGATCGCCAACTCCGGGCGCTGGTTGCAGTGGCACTGGAAAGGTCAGGATGCGCCGGGCGAAGCGCGTAACGACGGCGAAATTCTGGCCGGTATTTATCATCGTCTGCGTGAGATGTATCGCACTGAAGGCGGCAAAGGCGTCGAGCCGCTGCTGAAGATGGGCTGGAACTATAAACAGCCGGATCATCCTGAATCTGAGGAAATCGCCAAAGAGAACAACGGCTATGCACTGGAAGATCTATACGACGCCAACGGTGTGCTGCTGGCGAGGAAGGGTCAATTGCTGAACAGCTTTGCGCAGCTGCGTGATGACGGTAGCACCGCCTCGTCTTGCTGGATCTACACCGGGAGTTGGACCGAGCAGGGCAACCAGATGGCCAACCGCGATAACGCTGATCCGTCGGGGCTTGGCAATACGCTGGGCTGGGCATGGGCGTGGCCGCTCAACCGCCGCGTGCTGTATAACCGCGCCTCGGCGGATATCAACGGTAAACCATGGGATGCGAAACGGATGCTGATCCAGTGGAACGGCAGCAAATGGGTCGGGAATGATATTCCGGACTTCAATACCGCGCCGCCGGGCAGTAAAACCGGGCCGTTTATCATGCAGCAGGAAGGTCTTGGCCGCCTGTTTGCGCTGGATAAGCTGGCTGAAGGACCGTTCCCGGAGCACTACGAGCCGATGGAAACGCCGCTGGGTACCAACCCGCTGCATCCGAACGTCATCTCCAGTCCGGTGGTGCGCTTGTATGAAGAAGATGCCCTGCGTTTAGGTCAGAAGGACAAGTTCCCGTACGTCGGTACCACTTATCGCCTGACCGAGCATTTCCACACCTGGACCAAGCATGCGCTGCTCAACTCCATTGCGCAGCCGGAACAGTTTGTCGAAATCAGCGAAGGCCTGGCGAGCGCGAAGGGGATTGCCAATGGCGATCGGGTGACGGTCAGCAGTAAGCGCGGCTTTATTCGCGCGGTGGCCGTGGTAACCCGCCGTCTGCAAACGCTCAACGTTAACGGTCAGCAGGTGGAAACCGTCGGGATCCCGCTGCACTGGGGTTTTGAAGGCGTGGCCCGCAAAGGTTACATCGCCAATACCCTGACGCCGAACGTGGGTGATTCCAACTCGCAAACGCCGGAGTACAAGGCGTTTCTGGTCAACATTGAGAAAGCGTAA
- a CDS encoding MFS transporter has translation MSRQWLTLMAILLVYIPVAIDATVLHVAAPTLSVALGTSGNELLWIIDIYSLVMAGMVLPMGALGDKIGFKRLLLLGSGIFGVASLAAAFSPTAATLIASRALLAVGAAMIVPATLAGIRSTFSEARHRNMALGLWAAVGSGGAAFGPLVGGILLENFYWGSVFLINVPIVLVVMAINAKVVPRQPARREQPLNLFQALILIAAILMLVFSAKTALKGQMALWITGLVAIAGAAMLTWFVRKQLSAARPMVDMRLFTHRIILSGVMMAMTALITLVGFELLMAQELQFVHNKTPFEAGLFMLPVMVASGFSGPIAGMLVSRLGLREVATGGMLLSALSFLGLSMTDFSTQQWQAWGLMTLLGFSVASALLASSSAIMAAAPKEKAAAAGAIETMAYELGAGLGIALFGLILTRSYTSSIILPTGVDGAAAEQASSSISEAIKLAQSMPAIPAQSLIEAAKTAFISSHSIVLATAGVLLLLLTAGIWRSLAKAPELN, from the coding sequence ATGTCTCGGCAATGGTTGACGCTGATGGCGATTTTGTTGGTTTATATTCCGGTGGCGATTGACGCCACGGTACTGCATGTGGCTGCGCCGACGCTAAGCGTGGCGCTGGGAACCAGCGGCAATGAGCTGCTGTGGATTATTGATATCTATTCGCTGGTGATGGCCGGTATGGTGTTGCCGATGGGCGCTCTGGGCGACAAAATCGGCTTCAAACGGCTGCTGCTGCTCGGTAGCGGTATTTTTGGTGTGGCATCGCTGGCGGCGGCGTTTTCACCTACGGCAGCGACGCTAATTGCTTCCCGCGCGCTGTTAGCGGTAGGAGCCGCGATGATCGTCCCGGCAACGCTTGCCGGGATCCGTAGCACTTTCTCGGAAGCCCGTCATCGTAACATGGCGCTTGGCCTGTGGGCGGCGGTCGGCTCCGGTGGTGCGGCATTCGGCCCGCTGGTCGGCGGCATACTGCTGGAGAATTTCTATTGGGGCTCGGTATTCCTGATCAACGTACCGATCGTGCTGGTGGTGATGGCAATTAATGCCAAAGTGGTCCCACGCCAGCCTGCGCGTCGTGAACAACCGCTCAATTTATTCCAGGCGTTGATCCTTATTGCCGCCATACTGATGCTGGTATTTAGCGCCAAAACGGCGCTGAAAGGGCAAATGGCGCTGTGGATAACCGGACTGGTGGCGATTGCTGGCGCGGCGATGCTGACCTGGTTTGTGCGTAAACAGCTCTCAGCGGCACGCCCGATGGTCGATATGCGTCTGTTTACCCACCGCATTATTTTAAGTGGTGTGATGATGGCGATGACGGCGCTGATTACCCTGGTCGGCTTCGAGCTGCTGATGGCGCAGGAGTTACAGTTTGTGCATAACAAAACGCCTTTTGAGGCCGGGTTATTTATGCTGCCAGTGATGGTGGCGAGCGGGTTTAGCGGGCCGATTGCCGGGATGCTGGTGTCACGATTAGGGCTGCGCGAGGTGGCGACCGGCGGCATGTTGCTGAGCGCCCTGAGCTTCCTCGGCCTGTCGATGACCGATTTCAGCACTCAGCAATGGCAGGCCTGGGGGCTGATGACGCTGCTGGGCTTCAGCGTCGCCAGCGCGCTGCTCGCGTCCAGTTCAGCAATTATGGCCGCCGCGCCGAAAGAGAAAGCCGCAGCGGCAGGAGCCATTGAAACTATGGCCTACGAGCTGGGCGCAGGACTGGGGATTGCGCTATTTGGCCTGATCCTGACTCGTAGCTACACGTCGTCAATTATTCTGCCGACGGGCGTGGACGGCGCGGCGGCAGAGCAGGCGTCATCATCGATTAGCGAGGCGATTAAGCTGGCGCAGTCGATGCCCGCCATTCCGGCGCAGAGTCTGATTGAGGCGGCGAAGACGGCGTTTATCAGCTCGCACAGCATCGTGCTGGCGACGGCCGGCGTCCTGCTTTTACTGCTGACGGCAGGTATCTGGCGCAGCCTGGCGAAAGCGCCGGAATTGAATTAA
- a CDS encoding VOC family protein: protein MQPVDVGFTHVAFTVRCLASSIDFYTRYTAMTVIHQREPDLPSARKVAWLSDRTRPFALVLVQSDEPADTPLGPFGHLGVACATRQEIDNKVAEARREGVLRREPEQAGDPVGYFAFFADPDGNTLELSWGQQVGLQVINGGVPA, encoded by the coding sequence ATGCAACCTGTTGATGTCGGCTTCACCCATGTCGCCTTTACCGTTCGCTGTCTGGCAAGCAGCATTGATTTTTATACTCGTTATACCGCAATGACGGTTATCCACCAGCGCGAGCCTGACTTGCCCTCAGCACGTAAGGTGGCATGGCTCAGCGATCGTACCCGACCCTTCGCGCTGGTGTTGGTGCAGAGCGACGAACCGGCCGATACACCGCTGGGTCCCTTCGGCCACCTCGGCGTCGCCTGCGCCACTCGGCAGGAGATTGACAACAAAGTCGCCGAGGCGCGACGTGAAGGCGTCTTACGCCGGGAACCTGAACAGGCGGGCGATCCGGTCGGGTATTTCGCCTTCTTTGCAGACCCTGACGGCAACACCCTCGAGCTTTCATGGGGGCAACAGGTCGGCCTTCAGGTCATCAATGGCGGGGTTCCTGCCTGA
- the araJ gene encoding MFS transporter AraJ: MKKTIFSLALGTFGLGMAEFGIMGVLPEIAHDVGISIPAAGNMISYYAFGVVIGAPIMALFSNRFSLKSVMLFLVALCVIGNAIFTLSASYSMLALGRLISGFPHGAFFGVGAIILSKIAPPGKVTAAVAGMIAGMTVANLLGVPAGTWLGHQFSWRYTFLAIAVFDIAVLVSIAWWVPTLFDKSTTRLSEQFHFLKSPAPWLIFAATMFGNAGVFAWFSYIKPFMINVSGFGESAVIFIMMLVGLGMVLGNLFSGKVSVRYSPLRIAAVTDGIIVATLLLIFLFGENKAASLTLAFICCAALFALAAPLQILLLQNAKGGEMLGVAGGQIAFNLGSAIGALFGGMVVTVGFGWSSVALPAALLSFLALSSLLIYARYQQRLV, translated from the coding sequence ATGAAAAAAACAATTTTTTCATTGGCGCTGGGCACTTTCGGACTCGGCATGGCGGAATTTGGCATTATGGGCGTATTACCTGAAATCGCTCATGATGTCGGCATATCCATTCCCGCCGCAGGCAATATGATCTCTTATTATGCTTTTGGCGTGGTCATCGGTGCGCCGATTATGGCGTTATTCTCCAACCGCTTTTCGTTAAAGTCGGTCATGCTGTTTTTGGTTGCCCTTTGCGTTATCGGCAATGCCATATTTACCTTGTCCGCCAGCTATTCGATGCTGGCGCTGGGTCGCCTGATTTCCGGCTTCCCGCACGGTGCATTTTTCGGCGTGGGGGCTATCATCCTGTCGAAAATTGCCCCGCCAGGAAAAGTCACTGCGGCGGTAGCGGGGATGATCGCCGGGATGACGGTCGCCAATTTGCTTGGCGTTCCCGCCGGGACGTGGCTTGGTCATCAGTTCAGCTGGCGCTACACCTTCCTGGCGATTGCAGTCTTTGATATTGCGGTTCTGGTGTCTATTGCCTGGTGGGTTCCCACGCTGTTTGATAAATCAACGACGCGCTTGAGCGAGCAATTCCATTTTTTGAAATCTCCTGCGCCGTGGCTTATTTTTGCCGCCACCATGTTCGGTAATGCCGGAGTATTTGCGTGGTTTAGCTATATTAAGCCGTTTATGATTAACGTCTCCGGTTTTGGCGAGAGTGCCGTCATATTTATTATGATGCTGGTGGGCCTGGGAATGGTATTAGGCAATTTGTTCAGCGGTAAAGTTTCCGTCCGCTATAGCCCGCTACGTATTGCCGCCGTCACGGATGGGATTATTGTCGCCACTTTATTATTGATATTTCTGTTCGGTGAAAATAAAGCCGCATCATTAACGCTGGCATTTATTTGCTGCGCAGCGCTTTTTGCCCTGGCAGCGCCGCTGCAAATCCTGCTGCTGCAAAATGCCAAAGGCGGCGAGATGTTGGGGGTGGCGGGCGGACAAATCGCTTTTAACCTCGGCAGCGCCATAGGGGCGCTGTTCGGCGGGATGGTGGTGACGGTCGGTTTTGGCTGGAGCTCCGTTGCTTTACCGGCCGCGCTACTCTCGTTTTTGGCACTCAGTTCGCTGCTGATTTATGCCCGCTATCAGCAGCGTTTGGTCTGA
- the fdxH gene encoding formate dehydrogenase subunit beta produces the protein MAMETQDIIKRSATNPITPAPRARDFKAEVAKLIDVSSCVGCKACQVACSEWNDIRDDVGHCVGVYDNPADLSAKSWTVMRFSETEQNGKLEWLIRKDGCMHCEDPGCLKACPSAGAIIQYANGIVDFQQENCIGCGYCIAGCPFNVPRLNKEDNRVYKCTLCVDRVSVGQEPACVKTCPTGAIHFGTKKEMLEVAHERVEKLKKRGYPHAGVYNPPGVGGTHVMYVLHHADQPELYHNLPKAPQIDTSINLWKGALKPLSAVGFIATFAGLIYHYIGIGPNKEVDDDEEEHDE, from the coding sequence ATGGCGATGGAAACTCAGGACATCATTAAACGCTCCGCCACCAACCCGATCACGCCTGCGCCTCGGGCGCGGGATTTTAAGGCGGAAGTGGCAAAGCTGATCGATGTCTCCTCCTGCGTCGGCTGCAAAGCCTGCCAGGTGGCCTGTTCCGAGTGGAACGATATCCGCGATGACGTTGGGCATTGCGTCGGGGTTTACGATAACCCCGCTGATCTCAGCGCTAAGTCCTGGACGGTGATGCGTTTTAGCGAAACCGAGCAGAACGGCAAGCTGGAGTGGCTGATTCGTAAAGATGGCTGTATGCACTGTGAGGATCCGGGCTGCCTGAAGGCCTGCCCGTCCGCAGGGGCGATTATTCAGTACGCTAACGGCATCGTCGACTTCCAGCAGGAGAACTGTATCGGCTGCGGCTACTGCATCGCAGGGTGTCCCTTTAACGTCCCGCGACTCAACAAAGAGGATAACCGGGTTTATAAATGCACGCTGTGCGTTGACCGGGTCAGCGTCGGCCAGGAACCGGCCTGTGTGAAAACCTGCCCAACCGGCGCGATTCATTTCGGCACCAAGAAGGAGATGCTGGAAGTGGCGCACGAGCGTGTGGAAAAGCTGAAGAAGCGCGGTTATCCCCACGCCGGGGTTTACAACCCGCCGGGCGTTGGCGGTACTCACGTGATGTACGTGCTTCATCATGCGGACCAGCCGGAGCTGTACCATAACCTGCCGAAAGCGCCGCAGATCGATACCTCGATCAATCTGTGGAAAGGAGCGCTGAAGCCGCTTTCTGCCGTCGGCTTTATCGCCACCTTTGCCGGGCTGATCTATCACTACATCGGGATTGGGCCGAACAAGGAAGTGGATGACGATGAGGAGGAGCATGATGAGTAA
- the ppk2 gene encoding polyphosphate kinase 2 — MGNKNSGKASDTVMKVAPLDNKEYEKALRRLHVELVKLQRWVVHKGLKVCIVFEGRDGAGKGGTIKAITERVSPRIFRVVALPSPTEREKSQLYFQRYIKHLPAAGEIVIFDRSWYNRAGVERVMGFCTPEEVQKFLEGAPMVERGMVESGIILLKYWLEVTPQEQERRLRDRIDDGRKIWKLSPMDIKSFNRWDDYTEARDAMFAATDTAWAPWFVARSEDKKRVRLNIITHLLSQIPYESLPVEHVTLPKRKIGKVKPTNFPFRFIPEEY, encoded by the coding sequence ATGGGTAATAAAAACAGCGGCAAAGCGTCCGATACGGTCATGAAGGTCGCTCCGCTCGATAATAAAGAGTATGAAAAGGCATTGCGTCGGCTACATGTTGAGCTGGTGAAGTTACAGCGCTGGGTGGTGCATAAAGGGCTGAAGGTGTGCATCGTCTTTGAAGGCCGCGACGGCGCCGGTAAAGGCGGTACGATCAAAGCGATAACCGAGCGCGTCAGTCCGCGAATTTTCCGGGTCGTCGCCTTACCTTCGCCAACCGAACGCGAAAAGAGCCAGCTCTATTTCCAGCGCTACATCAAGCATCTACCTGCCGCTGGCGAGATTGTGATTTTCGACCGCAGTTGGTACAACCGTGCAGGCGTTGAACGCGTGATGGGGTTTTGCACCCCCGAAGAGGTACAGAAGTTTCTCGAAGGCGCGCCAATGGTGGAGCGTGGCATGGTGGAGTCTGGGATCATCTTGCTTAAATACTGGCTGGAGGTGACCCCGCAAGAGCAAGAGCGCCGTCTGCGCGACCGGATCGACGACGGACGCAAAATCTGGAAGCTCTCGCCGATGGATATTAAGTCTTTCAACCGCTGGGACGACTATACCGAAGCCCGCGATGCGATGTTTGCCGCCACGGATACTGCCTGGGCGCCGTGGTTTGTCGCCCGCTCGGAGGACAAGAAACGCGTGCGCCTGAATATTATTACCCATTTGCTTTCACAAATACCCTACGAGTCTCTGCCCGTGGAACACGTTACTTTACCAAAACGCAAAATAGGCAAAGTTAAACCAACCAATTTTCCTTTCCGTTTTATTCCTGAAGAATATTAA